One Mesorhizobium sp. J428 DNA segment encodes these proteins:
- the mutM gene encoding bifunctional DNA-formamidopyrimidine glycosylase/DNA-(apurinic or apyrimidinic site) lyase, which translates to MPELPEVETVRRGLEPYLEGAVIERVEQRRPDLRFPFPDRFAERLESRRVTAVGRRAKYLTIHLDDGAVVISHLGMSGSWRIEMSGEPVIPGEFHYERSKAAAHDHVVFHLLTASGEHGRIVFNDPRRFGFMLLAEERLLDEHPSLSGLGVEPTGNSLDGALLSSLLRDKRTPLKAALLDQRLIAGLGNIYVCEALWRAGLSPLRIAGTIAGSPDKPDVRAEELATAIREVIFDAIAAGGSSLRDYVHADGSLGYFQHSFSVYDREGEPCLRAGCGGTIERIVQSGRSTFFCAACQR; encoded by the coding sequence ATGCCTGAACTTCCCGAAGTCGAAACTGTCAGGCGCGGATTGGAGCCCTATCTCGAAGGCGCGGTGATCGAGCGCGTCGAGCAAAGGCGGCCCGATCTGCGCTTTCCCTTTCCTGACCGCTTTGCCGAGCGGCTGGAGAGCCGTCGCGTTACGGCGGTCGGCCGGCGCGCCAAATATCTGACGATCCATCTCGATGACGGCGCCGTCGTCATTTCGCATCTCGGCATGTCGGGTTCCTGGCGCATCGAAATGAGCGGCGAGCCCGTCATCCCGGGCGAGTTCCACTACGAGCGCTCCAAGGCCGCCGCGCACGACCATGTCGTGTTCCATCTCCTGACCGCGTCGGGAGAGCACGGGCGCATCGTCTTCAACGATCCGCGCCGTTTCGGTTTCATGCTGCTCGCCGAGGAGCGCCTGCTGGACGAACATCCCTCGCTGTCGGGACTCGGCGTCGAGCCGACCGGCAATAGCCTCGACGGAGCTCTGCTCTCCTCGCTGCTGCGCGACAAGCGGACGCCGCTGAAGGCCGCCCTCCTCGACCAGAGACTGATCGCCGGGCTCGGGAACATCTATGTCTGCGAGGCGCTGTGGCGCGCGGGCCTGTCGCCGTTGCGCATCGCCGGCACGATCGCCGGTTCGCCGGACAAACCCGATGTTCGCGCCGAGGAGCTTGCCACCGCCATACGGGAGGTCATCTTCGACGCGATCGCGGCGGGCGGGTCGAGCCTCAGGGACTACGTGCACGCCGACGGCTCGCTTGGCTATTTCCAGCACTCTTTCTCGGTGTATGACCGGGAGGGAGAGCCCTGCCTCAGGGCAGGCTGCGGCGGGACAATCGAACGAATCGTCCAGTCCGGCCGCTCGACTTTTTTCTGCGCGGCCTGCCAGCGGTAG
- a CDS encoding phosphopentomutase: protein MPRAFLFVLDSFGIGGSSDAATFGDEGADTFGHILAGCRDGKGDREGLRSGPLSLPNMSGLGLGDAWRTATGQPLGGKETRTGFHGAAQEVSDGKDTPSGHWEIAGVPVPFKWGYFPDTVPAFPPDLTEAIIREGKLPGILGNCHASGTEIIERFGEEHIRTGKPICYTSVDSVLQIAAHEEHFGLQRLHDLCKVVRKLVDPLNIGRVIARPFLGETVETFKRTPNRKDLAVPPPEPTLCDRVVASGRRTIGIGKIGDIFAHRGISEVRKGAGNMAMLDAALGAMDDAADGDLVFANFVDFDTEYGHRRDIPGYAAALEAFDRRVPEILARLRPGDMLILTADHGNDPSWRGTDHTRERVPVIGTGPGLRSVDVGLRPTFADIGETLAEHLGLAPGRHGTSFYGLIRADA from the coding sequence ATGCCCCGCGCCTTCCTGTTCGTCCTGGATTCCTTTGGCATCGGCGGCTCGTCGGATGCGGCAACGTTCGGCGACGAGGGCGCGGACACGTTCGGCCACATCCTCGCCGGATGCAGGGACGGCAAGGGCGACCGGGAAGGACTTCGTTCCGGCCCGCTCAGCTTGCCGAACATGTCGGGGCTCGGTCTCGGCGACGCCTGGCGGACCGCGACCGGCCAACCCCTTGGCGGCAAGGAGACACGCACCGGTTTCCACGGTGCGGCACAGGAAGTTTCAGACGGCAAGGACACGCCGTCGGGCCATTGGGAGATCGCCGGCGTGCCGGTGCCGTTCAAATGGGGCTATTTCCCCGACACGGTCCCCGCCTTCCCGCCGGATCTGACCGAGGCAATCATACGCGAGGGTAAGCTGCCCGGCATCCTCGGCAACTGCCATGCCTCCGGCACCGAGATCATCGAGCGCTTCGGCGAGGAGCATATCCGCACCGGTAAGCCGATCTGCTACACCTCGGTCGATTCCGTCCTGCAGATTGCCGCGCATGAGGAACATTTCGGCCTCCAGCGCCTCCACGACCTGTGCAAGGTGGTTCGGAAGCTCGTCGACCCGCTCAACATCGGCCGGGTCATCGCGCGGCCGTTCCTCGGCGAAACCGTGGAGACCTTCAAGCGCACCCCGAACCGCAAGGACCTCGCCGTGCCTCCCCCGGAGCCGACATTGTGCGACCGTGTCGTGGCGAGCGGCAGGCGCACCATCGGGATCGGCAAGATCGGCGACATCTTCGCCCACCGCGGCATTTCCGAGGTCCGCAAGGGCGCCGGCAACATGGCGATGCTCGACGCAGCGCTCGGCGCGATGGACGATGCGGCCGACGGCGACCTGGTCTTCGCCAACTTCGTCGACTTCGACACGGAATACGGCCATCGCCGCGACATTCCGGGCTACGCCGCAGCGCTGGAAGCGTTCGACCGGCGCGTGCCCGAAATCCTGGCCAGGCTGAGGCCCGGCGACATGCTCATCCTGACCGCCGACCACGGCAATGACCCCTCCTGGCGTGGCACCGACCATACGCGCGAACGCGTGCCGGTCATCGGCACCGGACCCGGCCTCCGGTCCGTGGATGTCGGCCTGCGCCCCACCTTCGCCGACATCGGCGAAACCCTCGCCGAGCATCTCGGGCTCGCTCCGGGGCGCCACGGCACGTCGTTCTACGGCCTGATCCGCGCAGATGCCTGA
- a CDS encoding PhnD/SsuA/transferrin family substrate-binding protein has protein sequence MAIGRLSLILVLATFAPLAPASAGWREDLGVFRVGIVLPAASAPELEGAERIRAGFANALEMPVELFAARDYAVLADAQASGRIQYAIHTATSYASAWLLCSCVEPLVAPVGEDGSTGIRSVLIARPEGPPTPEAAVSSKVAIGPADSVAGRLIPLAEFRPGGTELSGEESFLAPASSDTEAEASLESGAVAAMFGFTRSNAEGTVLGGTPERLSTAGLHGAKVIWTSNLLRNGPHAVRSNLPTEAKTALKSFLTGMRASDPELYELIERRFSGGFVEVHQDDYASAVDLVRRASRPSDEE, from the coding sequence ATGGCAATCGGAAGGCTTTCCCTGATCCTGGTGCTTGCGACATTCGCGCCGTTGGCTCCTGCCAGCGCCGGCTGGCGCGAGGACCTGGGCGTGTTCCGCGTCGGGATCGTGCTACCGGCCGCCAGCGCGCCCGAGCTTGAAGGCGCCGAGCGAATCCGCGCCGGCTTTGCGAATGCGCTCGAAATGCCGGTCGAGCTGTTCGCGGCCCGCGACTACGCCGTGCTCGCCGATGCGCAGGCCAGCGGCCGGATCCAGTATGCGATCCATACCGCCACGTCCTATGCCTCGGCCTGGCTGCTCTGCTCCTGCGTCGAGCCGCTGGTAGCACCCGTCGGAGAAGATGGATCGACGGGCATCCGCTCCGTCCTGATCGCACGGCCCGAAGGTCCGCCGACGCCGGAGGCGGCCGTTTCGTCAAAGGTGGCGATCGGACCGGCTGACTCGGTGGCCGGCAGGCTGATCCCTCTGGCGGAGTTCCGGCCCGGCGGCACAGAACTGTCCGGCGAGGAATCGTTTCTCGCGCCGGCATCCTCCGACACCGAGGCGGAAGCGAGCCTGGAGAGCGGCGCGGTCGCGGCGATGTTCGGCTTCACGCGTTCGAATGCCGAGGGGACCGTCTTGGGAGGCACGCCGGAACGCCTGTCGACGGCGGGTCTGCACGGGGCGAAGGTGATCTGGACCTCGAACCTTCTGCGCAACGGGCCGCACGCCGTGCGCTCGAACCTCCCCACCGAGGCGAAGACGGCGCTGAAGTCGTTCCTGACGGGAATGCGCGCGTCCGATCCGGAGCTCTACGAGCTGATCGAGAGGCGCTTCTCCGGCGGTTTCGTCGAAGTCCATCAGGACGACTATGCCTCGGCGGTCGATCTCGTCCGCAGGGCGTCCCGCCCGTCGGATGAGGAATGA
- a CDS encoding TadE/TadG family type IV pilus assembly protein, giving the protein MSSFAWMNRAAGLLRRAAADRKGVAAIEFAFIAPLLLTMYFVTMEIAPAIDANKKVGRAASMIADLVTQQQSISKSEVEAIMSIGEATLNPYSRTQLKVVITAIKISNDNVPTVKVAWSRKMVDGAFSQDAAKDSTTTVPETLRIKGSFLVRVETSLDYRPIITWTASEKQATGLLAAFDNINMKETYYLRPRMSATIDCSTC; this is encoded by the coding sequence ATGTCGAGCTTCGCCTGGATGAACAGAGCAGCCGGTCTTCTCCGGCGCGCCGCCGCCGACCGCAAGGGCGTAGCGGCGATCGAGTTCGCCTTCATCGCGCCGCTGCTCCTGACGATGTATTTCGTGACGATGGAGATCGCGCCCGCGATCGACGCCAACAAGAAGGTCGGCCGCGCCGCCTCGATGATCGCCGACCTCGTCACGCAGCAGCAGTCCATCAGCAAGAGCGAGGTCGAGGCGATCATGTCGATCGGCGAGGCGACGCTCAATCCCTACAGCCGGACGCAGCTGAAGGTGGTCATCACCGCGATCAAGATAAGCAATGACAACGTGCCGACAGTGAAGGTCGCGTGGTCGCGAAAGATGGTCGACGGTGCCTTCTCGCAGGATGCGGCGAAGGATTCGACCACCACCGTCCCCGAGACGCTGAGGATCAAGGGATCTTTCCTCGTCCGCGTGGAGACATCCCTCGACTACCGTCCCATCATCACCTGGACCGCCAGCGAGAAACAGGCCACCGGCCTGCTGGCCGCGTTCGACAACATCAACATGAAAGAGACCTACTATCTGCGCCCGCGCATGAGCGCGACCATCGATTGCTCGACCTGCTGA
- a CDS encoding TadE/TadG family type IV pilus assembly protein, with translation MDTAGNSPVPGTGAGVFERRSRRFLRDRGGNVAIEFSLLAIPFTLLTFAILESCISFAGSQLLANATDNVARQLRTGQVKAADLTQDELKEMICSQIDVLVASGCPGLKVDLREYPTFKDAADVTIAFVGSGSEKELADSNFGFSPGKSMTKNMLRVFYEWPVMTDFMRKRMSNLKGGKTLHFASMTWQNEPFDD, from the coding sequence ATGGATACCGCAGGCAATTCACCCGTCCCGGGCACCGGCGCTGGCGTATTCGAACGCAGGTCGCGCCGTTTCCTGCGCGACCGCGGAGGCAATGTCGCGATCGAATTCAGCCTGCTCGCCATTCCTTTCACGCTGCTCACCTTCGCGATCCTTGAGAGCTGCATCTCCTTCGCCGGGTCGCAACTGCTCGCGAATGCCACGGACAATGTCGCGCGCCAGCTCCGCACCGGCCAGGTCAAGGCGGCCGACCTCACCCAGGACGAGCTGAAGGAGATGATCTGCAGCCAGATCGACGTCCTGGTCGCGTCCGGCTGCCCCGGGCTGAAGGTCGACCTGCGCGAATATCCCACCTTCAAGGACGCCGCCGACGTGACGATCGCCTTCGTCGGCTCCGGCAGTGAGAAGGAGCTGGCGGATTCGAATTTCGGCTTCAGTCCGGGCAAGTCGATGACGAAGAACATGCTGCGCGTGTTCTACGAATGGCCGGTGATGACCGATTTTATGCGCAAGAGGATGTCGAACCTGAAGGGCGGCAAGACGCTGCACTTCGCCTCGATGACCTGGCAGAACGAACCGTTCGACGACTGA
- a CDS encoding pilus assembly protein N-terminal domain-containing protein encodes MARSVARLLLAATLAVAAATATAAELGIEVVMNQAKIVKLARPADTIVVGNPAIADAAVQDASTIVLTGKGFGVTNLVVMDAQGAPIVDEQVYVTRQDDRSVRIYRRSEVQTLSCTPLCESSYKTDAERQSEAEMNASQ; translated from the coding sequence GTGGCTCGATCCGTTGCCCGCCTGCTGCTAGCCGCCACCCTCGCCGTCGCGGCGGCGACCGCTACGGCGGCGGAGCTTGGCATCGAGGTCGTGATGAACCAGGCCAAAATCGTGAAGCTCGCCCGGCCGGCGGACACGATCGTCGTCGGCAACCCCGCGATCGCGGATGCGGCGGTGCAGGATGCGAGCACCATCGTCCTCACCGGCAAGGGTTTCGGCGTGACAAATCTCGTCGTCATGGACGCGCAGGGCGCGCCGATTGTCGACGAGCAGGTGTACGTCACCCGCCAGGACGACCGCTCCGTGCGGATCTACCGCCGGTCGGAAGTGCAGACCCTTTCCTGCACGCCGTTGTGCGAGAGCTCTTATAAGACCGACGCCGAGCGCCAGTCGGAAGCGGAAATGAACGCCAGCCAGTAG
- a CDS encoding Flp family type IVb pilin: MTKLFARFVKNESGATAIEYGLIAALIALAIMAGATQLGNSLDAKFKDLASTLDGAG, from the coding sequence ATGACCAAGCTTTTCGCCCGCTTTGTGAAGAATGAGTCCGGCGCAACCGCCATCGAATACGGCCTGATCGCCGCCCTGATCGCCCTCGCCATCATGGCGGGCGCCACCCAGCTCGGCAATTCGCTCGACGCCAAGTTCAAGGATCTGGCTTCGACGCTGGACGGCGCTGGCTGA
- the cpaB gene encoding Flp pilus assembly protein CpaB, translating into MVASRMIIAGVAVMAAGGAGFVAKNMSKAPAPQVVVAAPSAPAIKTADVLVLSSDLPMGATIENQLEWQAWPSNTVSEYFVTRDKEPEALEQLKGSVARLAMYQGEPLRKSKLIGQGQSFMSAILPSGKRAVATQIAADTSAGGFILPNDYVDVIMTRRSDTGGAQGFVTETILKNIRVLAIDQAIQENEEGRKVKVGDTATLELTPQQAEIITVAQQMADRLTLALRSVVDTQEANLDEADYLISGNGRRGTVRLIKSGVVSEEGARK; encoded by the coding sequence ATGGTTGCATCTCGAATGATCATCGCGGGCGTCGCCGTCATGGCGGCGGGCGGTGCGGGATTTGTCGCAAAGAACATGTCGAAGGCCCCCGCGCCCCAGGTGGTCGTGGCGGCGCCGAGCGCACCGGCGATCAAGACAGCCGATGTCCTCGTGCTCTCCAGCGACCTGCCCATGGGCGCTACGATCGAGAACCAGCTCGAATGGCAGGCCTGGCCGAGCAACACGGTCAGCGAATATTTCGTGACGCGCGACAAGGAGCCCGAGGCGCTCGAGCAGCTGAAGGGTTCGGTTGCGCGGCTTGCGATGTATCAGGGCGAGCCGCTGCGCAAATCGAAACTGATCGGGCAGGGCCAGAGCTTTATGTCGGCGATCCTGCCCTCGGGCAAGCGGGCCGTCGCCACCCAGATCGCGGCCGATACCTCCGCCGGCGGCTTCATCCTGCCCAACGACTATGTCGATGTGATCATGACGCGCCGTTCGGACACTGGCGGCGCTCAGGGCTTCGTCACCGAGACGATCCTGAAAAACATCCGCGTGCTCGCCATCGACCAGGCCATCCAGGAGAACGAGGAGGGCCGCAAGGTGAAGGTCGGCGACACCGCCACACTGGAGCTGACGCCCCAGCAGGCGGAGATCATCACCGTCGCGCAGCAGATGGCCGATCGACTGACGCTCGCGCTCCGCTCGGTCGTCGATACCCAGGAAGCCAATCTGGACGAAGCCGACTACCTCATTTCGGGCAACGGACGGCGCGGCACGGTGCGGCTGATCAAGAGCGGCGTGGTGTCGGAAGAGGGGGCTCGCAAATGA
- a CDS encoding CpaD family pilus assembly lipoprotein → MRRLSLPLLLVLTAGLASGCALAKRDHIEVGSIPDDYRTNHPIVVGEATESIDIAVASSDFSMTRGQRDAVDGLMYRYDRSAAPPVLVLAPSGSANAAAATNVASDIARFIRKSGVRNVEIGHYAVDAPDVSTPIRVSFSVVKATTGKCGRWPDDMLKTSDNKHWANFGCSYQNNLAAQVANPNDLVGPRRPSEIDAENRTVAIDEYQTKDTTFEPETGY, encoded by the coding sequence GTGCGCCGACTTTCCCTTCCGCTCCTCCTCGTCCTCACGGCGGGTCTCGCCTCGGGCTGCGCGCTCGCCAAGCGCGACCACATCGAGGTCGGGTCGATCCCCGACGACTATCGCACCAACCATCCCATCGTGGTCGGCGAGGCGACGGAATCGATCGACATCGCGGTGGCCTCCAGCGATTTCAGCATGACGCGCGGACAGCGCGACGCGGTCGACGGGCTCATGTATCGCTACGACCGGTCGGCGGCACCACCCGTGCTCGTCCTGGCACCGTCGGGGTCGGCCAACGCGGCGGCGGCGACCAATGTGGCCTCCGACATCGCCCGTTTCATTCGTAAGAGCGGCGTTCGCAACGTCGAGATCGGGCACTACGCGGTCGACGCCCCCGATGTCTCAACCCCGATCCGCGTCTCCTTCAGCGTGGTGAAGGCGACCACTGGCAAGTGCGGCCGCTGGCCGGACGACATGCTCAAGACATCCGACAACAAGCACTGGGCGAATTTCGGTTGCTCGTACCAGAACAACCTCGCCGCGCAGGTGGCGAATCCGAACGATCTGGTCGGCCCGCGGCGGCCGAGCGAGATCGACGCCGAGAACCGCACGGTGGCGATCGACGAATACCAGACCAAGGACACCACCTTCGAGCCGGAAACCGGCTACTAG
- a CDS encoding CpaE family protein has product MSNLAYETQALPDRGDDFGTMEALRPLPRISIQAFCETEGVARPIERAGEDRRMAKTHLKVHMGGLETAVEFYRTAPTPNLILLESRREPREMLDSLRGLAEVCDPTTKVVVIGHYNDIWLYRELIRSGISEYVVAPISMADILSVISNIFVNPEAEPLGRTIAFVGAKGGVGSSTIAHNVAWSVSTLFKSEVVVADLDLAFGTANINFDQDPAQGIAEAVFSPERIDETYLDRLLAQCAEHLSLLASPSTLDRIYDFDPDAFSQIIDVAQRSAPIVVLDVPHVWSGWAKTTLMQADEIVITATPELANLRNTKNLVDMLKKLRPNDALPKLVLNQAGVPKRPEITAVDFAEPLGITPMAVIPFDPLLFGNASNNGRMLGEMDAKSPIVGMINEVAHVVTGRAEIKAKKKPGIEQVLARLKLGKKK; this is encoded by the coding sequence ATGAGCAATCTTGCCTACGAGACCCAGGCGCTGCCGGATCGCGGCGACGATTTCGGAACGATGGAGGCGCTTCGCCCGCTTCCGCGGATTTCGATCCAGGCCTTCTGCGAGACCGAAGGCGTCGCGCGGCCCATAGAGCGGGCCGGCGAGGACCGCCGCATGGCCAAGACCCACCTCAAGGTGCACATGGGCGGCCTTGAGACAGCGGTCGAGTTCTATCGGACGGCGCCCACGCCGAACCTGATCCTGCTGGAATCGCGCCGCGAGCCGCGCGAGATGCTCGACAGCCTGCGCGGGCTGGCCGAGGTCTGCGATCCGACCACCAAGGTCGTGGTCATCGGCCACTACAACGACATCTGGCTCTACCGAGAGCTGATCCGCTCGGGCATTTCCGAATATGTCGTCGCGCCGATCTCGATGGCCGACATCCTGTCGGTGATCTCCAACATCTTCGTCAACCCGGAGGCCGAACCTCTCGGCCGCACGATCGCATTCGTCGGCGCCAAGGGCGGTGTCGGCTCTTCCACGATCGCTCACAACGTCGCCTGGAGCGTCTCCACCCTCTTCAAGTCCGAGGTCGTCGTCGCCGACCTCGACCTGGCGTTCGGCACGGCCAACATCAATTTTGACCAGGACCCGGCCCAGGGTATTGCCGAGGCGGTGTTCTCGCCCGAGCGCATCGACGAGACCTACCTCGACCGGCTTCTCGCCCAGTGCGCCGAGCATCTCTCGCTGCTTGCATCGCCGTCCACCCTCGACCGGATTTACGACTTCGATCCGGACGCCTTCTCGCAAATCATCGACGTCGCGCAGCGCAGCGCGCCGATCGTCGTGCTGGACGTTCCGCATGTCTGGTCCGGCTGGGCGAAGACGACGCTGATGCAGGCCGACGAGATCGTCATCACCGCAACGCCGGAACTGGCCAACCTGCGCAACACCAAGAACCTGGTCGACATGCTGAAAAAGCTGCGCCCGAACGATGCGCTGCCGAAGCTGGTTCTCAATCAGGCGGGCGTACCGAAACGCCCCGAGATCACCGCCGTCGACTTCGCCGAACCGCTCGGCATCACGCCGATGGCTGTCATACCCTTCGACCCCCTACTGTTCGGCAATGCCTCCAACAATGGCCGCATGCTGGGCGAGATGGACGCGAAAAGCCCGATCGTGGGCATGATCAACGAAGTGGCGCACGTCGTGACCGGGCGCGCGGAGATCAAGGCGAAGAAGAAGCCGGGCATCGAGCAGGTGCTCGCCCGCCTGAAGCTCGGCAAGAAGAAGTAA
- a CDS encoding CpaF family protein, whose protein sequence is MFGKRGSEGGFGGVDTRPPPPVTSTTTVKTEAPAAPRPAPAPAPAPAAAKRFESAPPVLPPTRPSGPRERSEAYYDTKSQVFSALIDTIDLSQLAKLSPESAREEIRDIVNDIIAIKNFAMSIAEQEDLLEDICNDVLGYGPLEPLLARDDIADIMVNGAKQVFIEVNGKVEQTSIRFRDNQQLLNICQRIVSQVGRRVDESSPICDARLPDGSRVNVIAPPLAIDGAALTIRKFKKDKLTLDQLVKFGAISPEGAEVLKIIGRVRCNVIISGGTGSGKTTLLNCLTNYVDRDERVITCEDSAELQLQQPHVVRLETRPPNLEGEGKITMTDLVKNCLRMRPERIIVGEVRGPEVFDLLQAMNTGHDGSMGTIHSNSPRECLNRMESMIAMGGFSLPQKTVREIIVGSVDVIIQAARLRDGSRRITHITEVIGMEGDVIITQDIVLYKLKGEDAHGRLIGEHVSTGVGRPRFWERARYYGEEARLAKALEAMEKQTD, encoded by the coding sequence ATGTTTGGGAAGAGAGGCAGTGAGGGCGGCTTCGGCGGCGTGGACACGCGTCCGCCGCCGCCTGTGACCTCGACCACGACCGTCAAGACCGAAGCGCCGGCAGCGCCCCGCCCCGCACCGGCGCCTGCGCCGGCTCCGGCTGCTGCGAAACGCTTCGAATCCGCTCCGCCCGTGCTTCCGCCGACGCGTCCGTCCGGCCCACGCGAGCGTTCCGAGGCCTATTACGATACCAAGAGCCAGGTGTTCTCGGCCCTGATCGACACGATCGACCTGTCGCAGCTCGCCAAGCTTTCGCCCGAGAGCGCACGCGAGGAAATCCGCGACATCGTCAACGACATCATCGCGATCAAGAACTTCGCGATGTCGATCGCCGAGCAGGAAGACCTGCTCGAGGATATCTGCAACGACGTGCTGGGCTACGGCCCGCTCGAGCCGCTGCTGGCGCGCGACGACATCGCCGACATCATGGTGAACGGTGCCAAGCAGGTGTTCATTGAGGTGAACGGCAAGGTCGAGCAGACCTCGATCCGCTTCCGCGACAACCAGCAGCTGCTCAACATCTGCCAGCGCATCGTCAGCCAGGTCGGCCGCCGCGTCGATGAATCGTCGCCGATCTGCGATGCGCGCCTGCCCGACGGTTCCCGTGTCAACGTCATCGCCCCGCCTCTCGCCATCGATGGCGCGGCCCTCACCATCCGTAAGTTCAAGAAGGACAAGCTGACCCTCGACCAACTGGTGAAGTTCGGCGCCATCTCGCCTGAAGGCGCTGAAGTCCTGAAGATCATCGGCCGCGTCCGTTGCAACGTCATCATCTCGGGCGGCACGGGCTCCGGCAAGACGACGCTCCTCAATTGCCTCACCAACTATGTCGACCGCGACGAGCGCGTCATCACCTGCGAGGACTCCGCGGAACTGCAGCTGCAGCAGCCGCACGTGGTGCGTCTTGAAACCCGCCCGCCGAACCTCGAAGGCGAGGGCAAGATCACGATGACCGATCTGGTCAAGAACTGCCTGCGTATGCGTCCCGAGCGGATCATCGTCGGCGAGGTGCGCGGACCGGAAGTGTTCGACCTTCTGCAGGCGATGAACACCGGCCATGACGGCTCGATGGGCACGATCCACTCGAACAGCCCGCGCGAATGCCTCAACCGTATGGAGTCAATGATCGCCATGGGCGGTTTCTCGCTGCCGCAGAAGACCGTGCGCGAGATCATCGTCGGCTCGGTCGACGTCATCATCCAGGCGGCGCGCCTGCGCGACGGCTCTCGCCGCATCACCCACATCACCGAGGTGATCGGCATGGAGGGCGACGTGATCATCACGCAGGACATCGTGCTCTACAAACTGAAGGGCGAGGACGCGCATGGCCGCCTGATCGGCGAGCATGTCTCGACCGGCGTCGGCCGGCCGCGGTTCTGGGAGCGGGCCCGCTACTACGGCGAGGAGGCGCGGCTCGCCAAGGCGCTGGAAGCCATGGAAAAGCAGACTGACTGA
- a CDS encoding type II secretion system F family protein, with amino-acid sequence MFGIDTTILAFIALAGVSAGAVAYALMFNRIQSEEKTEKRLETIKRAETDRSIVAATRDRAAEAAKRRKSVQDSLKDLENKQKSRDQVVKKPPLKVQIRQAGMTVSMEKFYLYSVVCGVVLAALAFLGGAPVWAVPGALLVGALGLPRWFVTFRRGRRVKAFLNEFPNALDIIVRAVKSGLPLNDGIRLIANEAQEPVKTEFRRIVEAQQVGLSIPEAAMRMTETMPCPEAGFFGIVIQIQQQAGGNLSEALGNLSRVLRDRKKMKAKVQALSMEAKASAVIIGSLPFIVAFLVYLSSPNYIMPLFTTSSGHMILAFSAVWMSIGIFVMRKMMNFEV; translated from the coding sequence ATGTTCGGCATAGACACCACGATCCTCGCCTTCATCGCGCTTGCGGGCGTGAGCGCCGGCGCGGTCGCCTATGCGCTGATGTTCAACCGCATCCAGAGCGAGGAGAAGACCGAGAAGCGGCTGGAGACGATCAAGCGGGCGGAGACGGACCGCAGCATCGTGGCGGCCACGCGCGACCGCGCCGCCGAGGCGGCCAAGCGGCGCAAATCGGTGCAGGATTCGCTCAAGGATTTGGAAAACAAGCAGAAATCGCGTGACCAGGTCGTCAAGAAGCCGCCGCTGAAGGTGCAGATCCGCCAGGCCGGCATGACGGTCTCGATGGAGAAATTCTATCTCTATTCTGTCGTTTGCGGCGTCGTCCTGGCGGCGCTGGCCTTTCTGGGCGGTGCGCCCGTCTGGGCCGTTCCCGGCGCCCTGCTGGTGGGCGCGCTGGGTCTGCCGCGCTGGTTCGTCACGTTCCGGCGCGGGCGGCGGGTGAAAGCCTTCCTCAACGAGTTCCCGAACGCGCTCGATATCATCGTCCGTGCGGTGAAGTCCGGCCTGCCCCTCAACGACGGCATCCGGCTGATCGCCAACGAGGCACAGGAGCCGGTGAAGACGGAGTTCCGCCGCATCGTCGAGGCACAGCAGGTCGGCCTCTCGATTCCCGAGGCGGCGATGCGCATGACCGAGACGATGCCGTGCCCGGAAGCGGGCTTCTTCGGCATCGTCATCCAGATTCAGCAGCAGGCCGGCGGCAACCTGTCGGAAGCCCTAGGCAACCTTTCGCGCGTGCTGCGCGACCGCAAGAAGATGAAAGCCAAGGTCCAGGCGCTGTCGATGGAGGCAAAGGCCTCGGCCGTTATCATCGGCTCGCTGCCTTTTATCGTGGCCTTTCTCGTCTACCTGTCTTCCCCCAACTACATCATGCCGCTCTTCACCACGTCGTCGGGCCACATGATCCTCGCTTTTTCCGCCGTCTGGATGTCGATCGGCATCTTCGTCATGCGGAAGATGATGAACTTCGAGGTGTAG